One genomic segment of Helianthus annuus cultivar XRQ/B chromosome 14, HanXRQr2.0-SUNRISE, whole genome shotgun sequence includes these proteins:
- the LOC110908657 gene encoding uncharacterized protein LOC110908657 — MDTTSLLIYSPLSCSLSSSKPKLTLNSSSFTCYPFGKCLRWNFLPPTTTVILSSPQASLFRTSALAVGEILEKSSLEDSVSCVSKDQMPKIDKSGRFCSPRAARELALSIIYAACLEGSDPVRLFERRMNARREIGYEFDKETLMEYNHMSFGGPPVKTETAEEADELMRVDEKASEVEAEVLSAPPKLVYSKLILRFTRKLLVAVADKWDSHVLVIDKVAPQNWKNEPAGRILELSILRLAMSEIDVLGTRHQIVINEAVDLAKRFCDGSAPRIVNGCLRTFIKDFKGNSAAQTPDSKTQKETISTDS, encoded by the exons ATGGATACAACCTCTCTTCTAATCTATTCACCATTATCATGCTCATTATCCTCTTCTAAACCTAAACTCACTCTCAATTCCTCATCCTTCACCTGTTATCCGTTCGGAAAATGCTTGCGGTGGAACTTTCTCCCGCCAACAACCACCGTCATTCTGTCGTCACCTCAGGCGTCACTCTTCCGCACGTCGGCGCTTGCTGTTGGTGAAATACTGGAGAAATCTAGCTTAGAAGACTCGGTTTCATGTGTTTCTAAAGACCAGATGCCCAAAATTGATAAGAGTGGGAGGTTTTGTAGCCCTAGAGCCGCCAGAGAGCTTGCACT GTCAATCATATACGCTGCTTGTTTAGAAGGATCCGATCCGGTACGGCTGTTTGAGAGGCGTATGAACGCCAGAAGAG AAATAGGGTATGAGTTCGATAAAGAGACATTGATGGAGTACAATCACATGAGCTTTGGTGGACCTCCCGTGAAAACAGAGACGGCTGAAGAAGCTGATGAACTTATGAGAGTAGATGAAAAGGCATCTGAAGTTG AGGCAGAAGTTCTTTCAGCCCCTCCAAAGTTGGTTTACAGTAAATTAATCTTGCG CTTCACTAGAAAGCTATTGGTGGCTGTAGCAGACAAGTGGGATAGTCATGTTCTGGTCATTGACAAAGTTGCTCCACAAAACTGGAAG AATGAACCAGCAGGCAGAATCTTGGAGCTTTCAATTCTTCGCCTGGCCATGTCAGAAATTGATGTGCTAGGAACGCGTCACCAAATTGTGATTAACGAG GCAGTAGATCTTGCAAAACGGTTCTGTGATGGGTCAGCACCCCGAATAGTCAACGGCTGCCTCAGGACATTCATCAAGGATTTTAAAGGAAATAGTGCGGCCCAGACACCTGACTCGAAAACCCAAAAAGAAACGATCTCAACCGACTCGTAG
- the LOC110908658 gene encoding 2-oxoisovalerate dehydrogenase subunit beta 1, mitochondrial, with protein sequence MATNLRKFNRFGSILTNHSNSLRRFSSPAASSGVLASADGQLLQSSKSINLYTAINQALHIALDSDPRSYIFGEDVGFGGVFRCTTGLADQFGKHRVFNTPLCEQGIVGFAIGLAAMGNRAIAEIQFADYIFPAFDQIVNEAAKFRYRSGNEFNCGGLTIRAPYGAVGHGALYHSQSPEAFFCHVPGLKVVIPRSPKEAKGLLLASIRDPNPVVFFEPKGLYRLAVEEVPEGDYTLPLSEAEVIREGSDITLVGWGAQLTTMEQACVDAEKEGISCELIDLKTLLPWDKETVEASVRKTGRLLISHEAPVTGGFGAEISASIVERCFLRLEAPVARVCGLDTPFPHVFEPFYMPTKNKILDAIKETVNF encoded by the exons ATGGCCACAAATCTTCGAAAATTCAACCGATTCGGTTCCATCCTCACCAACCACTCCAATTCTCTCCGGCGATTCTCGTCTCCGGCGGCATCTTCCGGCGTATTAGCTTCCGCCGACGGTCAGCTGCTGCAATCGTCGAAATCTATTAACCTTTATACTGCAATTAATCAAGCACTTCATATTGCTTTGGATTCTGATCCTCG GTCTTATATATTTGGGGAAGATGTGGGATTTGGTGGTGTGTTTCGTTGTACGACCGGATTAGCTGATCAGTTTGGTAAACATAGGGTTTTCAATACCCCTCTTTGTGAACAG GGTATTGTTGGATTTGCTATTGGTCTTGCAGCAATG GGGAATCGCGCTATAGCGGAAATTCAATTTGCAGATTACATTTTTCCTGCTTTTGATCAG ATTGTCAATGAAGCTGCTAAATTCAGATATCGAAGTGGTAACGAATTTAACTGTGGAG GTTTAACAATAAGAGCACCGTATGGGGCTGTGGGTCACGGAGCACTTTATCATTCACAATCTCCTGAAGCATTTTTCTGCCATGTTCCTGGTCTTAAG GTGGTTATACCTCGAAGTCCAAAAGAAGCGAAAGGATTGTTGCTGGCCAGTATCCGTGACCCAAATCCTGTTGTGTTTTTTGAACCAAAG GGGCTATATCGTTTAGCTGTAGAAGAGGTCCCCGAAGGGGATTACACATTGCCTCTATCTGAGGCAGAG GTTATACGTGAAGGTAGTGACATAACTCTTGTTGGCTGGGGAGCTCAGCTCACTACCATGGAACAAGCTTGTGTCGATGCTGAAAAG GAAGGAATTTCATGTGAACTTATAGATCTAAAAACCTTATTACCTTGGGATAAAGAGACAGTAGAAGCCTCAGTGAGGAAAACAGGAAGGCTGCTG ATTAGTCATGAGGCTCCGGTTACAGGTGGATTTGGTGCTGAGATATCTGCATCGATCGTTGAACGTTGTTTCTTGAGA CTGGAAGCACCGGTGGCTAGAGTTTGCGGTTTGGACACTCCATTCCCTCATGTTTTTGAGCCATTTTACATGCCTACAAAGAACAAG ATACTTGATGCAATCAAAGAGACAGTCAATTTCTAA